Genomic window (Helianthus annuus cultivar XRQ/B chromosome 3, HanXRQr2.0-SUNRISE, whole genome shotgun sequence):
GTAAAGAACTCCATCAGTATAGGATACTGAGAAGTATCTTCACTCATACTCTCATCATCAGTGCAATCTTCAACCTCAACCCTATCATACATATCAGCATCCTCTACATACTTGTACTCGTATTTTGGTTGATGGTTGATGTCGAACGCATTTAATTCCTcttcaaaatcaaatttgaagtCAGGATCCACCATACGTGTCATTTCCTTAATCTCTTCCAATGTATACGTATGTCTGTGTTCACCTTCCTCCATATCAGTGTCTAATCTCAAAATTAACTTTTCAACATGTTTTACATTCTTATCATCACCATGCTCCCCCTTTCCTTCAGCTCTCCCTGTCTCTTCATTCACACTGTTATTCAAAAAATCATCAACAGTTCTTTGACTTGACTGTTCAGTCATTTTAATTCCCATACCACCTTGAGCATCATCATCGTCATTATCAGAACCATGACTGCTAGCAGAAAAGActttctcatcatcatcatcttccttgTCATCATCGTCATCGTCGTCATCCACATCGTCACCTTCAACAGGATCATCTTCAAGTAATGCATCCTCATCAAAGATAGCAGATACAGCAGACAATGGTACAGGATTTTCAACGACCAAGGAAGGAACAATTGATCTTTCAGTCACTGTTGTACTACTTTCAACACCTTTGCCTTTATCTTTCATTTGCTCATCGCTCTCAGCTTGACGTTTAGCTCTAAGATCTTCCACTTGAATTTCTTCAAATTTCTTCTCAATCGACTTTCCAAGCATGTTCTCGACTACTTTATTCAACATGTAGAACTCATGCTCTCTAAACGCTTTCTCCGCTTCAAGTTCTTTGTTCTTTAATtcaaaatatttattttgttcaTCTCAGCGACTTTTATCTTCTTCCAACTCTTCAACTCTCACTTTCAAGAAATCAATCTCTGTTTGATCAGTGTCAATCTTCTTCTGTAATGCCTTGTTATCAGACTCTAGTCTCTTCACACGCATTTCAAGAATCTTTTCACGATCAGACACTTTCTTGTTTTCAACAGCTAGTAATTTGTTTTCATTCAACACATCATCCACCTTCTTTTCTAACTTCTTCACCTATTCATCATTTGCAAAACCAAAATCTCCAATATCTTCAAGATTATCCGGAGGAATGTGAAGACCTTTGTGCCCAGAAGAACCAGGAGTTAGTTGAATTtgagtgagtggtggtgttttgaATATTTCTTGAGATGTGAATAAggtttgttgttgtggtggtgtgtaacatttgtgcctgaaatcattgtgaacagttcagttatcaataaaacaatgttatttgatcccaatgtttgtttgtttatgttgtaCATTttccatgttttgacttttgttcgattttaaactctatatcgctttctagagaattatacgcaaactggtgcgtaaacgtactcagtttaatgcgaaaaatactccggcacatcaacatatacttaaaataccttaaataacctttacatgacttagaaataagttttgaaggctttggtatgacaaaaataagtttatttgcttacagggactaaacttgacaaacagcGAAAGTATGAtgattcgtactaaaacagacattccggaacatgtccataagttaaa
Coding sequences:
- the LOC110931497 gene encoding MATH and LRR domain-containing protein PFE0570w-like produces the protein MSLYKVKKLEKKVDDVLNENKLLAVENKKVSDREKILEMRVKRLESDNKALQKKIDTDQTEIDFLKNKELEAEKAFREHEFYMLNKVVENMLGKSIEKKFEEIQVEDLRAKRQAESDEQMKDKGKGVESSTTVTERSIVPSLVVENPVPLSAVSAIFDEDALLEDDPVEGDDVDDDDDDDDKEDDDDEKVFSASSHGSDNDDDDAQGGMGIKMTEQSSQRTVDDFLNNSVNEETGRAEGKGEHGDDKNVKHVEKLILRLDTDMEEGEHRHTYTLEEIKEMTRMVDPDFKFDFEEELNAFDINHQPKYEYKYVEDADMYDRVEVEDCTDDESMSEDTSQYPILMEFFTEENRDELRRKVAEILKDKNFDGTPKDMQKEERQKWFNVSHERKFKRPLKYY